From the genome of Solanum pennellii chromosome 6, SPENNV200:
GAACATCATACTCTGCATATATGTTgacccctttttttttatttgaactgCTTAATGTAACACAACCACAATAACTATGTCTCGATACCAAACAAGTTAAATTCATCATATAGAACATCTATGTCCATAGGCAAATGGTTACTTGGTGTTGCTGGAAATAAAccagaaaacaaaaaagaggtTCTAGACATACAGATTGTTCAGACTTTATATGCAAATCTGATGCATCTATACATGCCCTGAGTAGCAAATCCCCCATTCAAGAACTGCAAAATATTCTAACAGGTGGTAAGGTACATCACCAAAGTTCAAATTTTGCAGAAAGCTATATATACATTTACTCTTAAATCTCTCATTTGCAACATGAGAAGTACATCATATTTACATTGAGAAAGTCAAGGTTTTTTGGTAGAGAAAACTGAAACCGTAGGCACCTTGTCGCATATTTATGTACTGAAGAAACCTATACAACTTTTTAACTGAAGAGAACACGTGTATATATACAACTTTTAGTTTAAGAGAAGACATGAATATCTACAGTAAAACTTTCCAGCTGCTTGCTCTTTGCAGTCGGCTTCTGATTCAGAATCTTCTGGTCGGTGTGGCAGCTAAGCCACATACAGGAGAGTCTTGCTAAGGCTGCCCCACCAGCAACTCGAACCCTGTAAACCAAATTCATATCAGCCCATATCTCGGATCCAGCCACCCTGGAGTTGAGGCTCGAATCATATCCATCTAGATCTGTTTCGGTTATCACCACTACAGCACCATCATCAAAGGCGAGCAAATTACGTCTAGCCAAGAACCTTGAATTCAACGATATCATACTAGTCAAGGGGTTAGAACTATGTGTCTTTTTCACCATGATATGGTAGAAATCCTGGACAGCCTGGTTATTAGTGGAAAAACAGAATCAACAACAATAGCTAGAAGAATAAAAACCAAGTCAACTGGAGTATCTCATTAAGGGAGAAAAATCATGCATCTAAGAGAAAGGATCAATGAGGCAAATCTCTGAGATACCTGTCGCTGGGAAGAGGCCAAAAGCACCCTTGGACGAATTGACTTCACATAGTTATATGCGTCATTTGGTGTCATCTGCTTGTACTTAACctacaaaaacaaaagaaacttTAGAAAGAAAATGTGTAAAGTGATCTCTAAACAATCAATTCAAACAAGTCTTAGTTAACCCACCAAGTAGCATAAGACAATGGTCGTGCTACGTCCTCGACCAGCCTTGCAGTGCACATACGTACTTTGTCCATTGGAAgcattttcttaaaagaaaaacaaaaaagtttaCTTAAAAGACTTAAACTAGTAGTAAACCCTCCTCTGGCAGTACTTTAAACAATTCTGTTGGAATTTTCTGTAGTTTCTGCCCGGGGAAAGGTGTAGAGGTCCAATCTTGATTAGGTATGAAGGAAGAGGAGAGAAGACAAGAGGAATTTTGTGTTCACCCTTGTTTGTTACAACAGAAGGCAACAAAAGTGAAAACAAGTCAATATACAACGTGGCAGATACCTCAAAAAGTACTGTATCCAAATTGCAAACCAGCAACTTTACACATGTACTCCCTCAATCACATTTTAAGTGACATAatcacaatttagtgaattgaacaaatatttgattGGACCATAGTTTTGTTGACTTTTGCTTAACCATGACACGGCATTTGAATTTGTagtgtattttttatttgataagcATGTACTTTTAAAGATTATCAAAAAATCTGTGTCAACCCAAGAATTGGACACTTTCAACCCTCAAAGTTCAGACtgtcattttttatatgatgGAGACAGCTCATAGTTCCAGAGTTTGGACAAATTAGATGAATCTCAagatgaaaagggaaaaaactGTCATGAGAAAATCCCAAAAGCACCCACGAACTGAGGTTAAGAATGTTGACAATAGTGTAAATCAACGAACTAGTTAAAGGGGATGGGAAGATACTTACCATGGATGAACTCTACTGCTTGACATATATTATTCAGTGATGGCGCAAATAAGTAATCTCTAGTGGGGAGAACCAAATGACGAATACCATGAGCCTGCAAGAAATAATAGACAACAATAATGTGAAGAAGATAAAAACACTTGATCATGTAACGGGAAGGAAATCTAAATAATAAATCCATAGTGTAAACGTACAAGAACTAGACAACTAGTTAATAGCGAAAGTAATATGTAGGAATTATGAAGTGAAAAACTTAACTTGTACTGGGTGAGGTAGAAAGGCAACACTACTGTATCTCATATTTATAGAATTGATATCAGTAATACCATAGAGAAGATCGGAACACAATCAGTAAATAAAGGTCCTAAACAAGAACTGTAACGGACAGATAGACCGTTCACCAAAACAAGTTTGGCACATGTACATTGTCCTCAGCTAATGCAATGATACTCAACATGTCCTTAATGTGCATTCCAATTACATAGGAATGCAAAGGAAATAAGAGGAAGGCAATGAAGGTGAAGCTAGAACAAAGACTGACTtatcatttctattttttagaTGAGGAAAGACCACATGAAGGAGAAACTTCAATGATGACTTACttctgtttttcctttttgattttGTTCTAGATTGATAAGGAAGGGctgatttcttttcttttcttttcttttttgagatAGAGACTACCTTGTCTTTTAAGTGAAGCATAACAGAAAGATCAAAACAAATATCAGAAATAAAGAACTAACCTCATATAAAGAAGTAGGAACTAAAGTCTCATATGGCTCATTAAGGGTGACAACACCGGAGACACCAAGCTCCTTAAGCCTTTTCACATCCGATGGGAAAGGGACAGCACCTAATAACACAAACTAAAGGAGAGATTAAGTCAGTAATACAATCCTGTTATGCAGTAAAATATTAAAGCACAATCTACTACCCAACTATtcactaaaaaataattgaaagaacatgaacatcaatcaACCTGTGCGATCTTCCAAGATGATCCATGCAAACACGCAAACTTAATCTCCAATATGAAGATAGATGCATATGGAGTTACGAGAATAGAATTGCAGCTTATATCATGAAGTTTAAGATGTAGGAAGACATTCATTAAGAATCCTACATGCACCTCCCACACCTCGCTGGACATATACCAGACATTCTACAACCTTGAacaaataataacacaaaagCAGTAAAACATAAAACAGATATGATGAACGTCAAGTCGTCAACGTCACTATACATATACACCCTCCAAAATCAGTCCTCTTAATTTGACCAGGATGTCGGCAAACATTGAAGTTTACTGTATTTAAAAGGATTTGATCTAGAGTGGGGATAGAACTATCTTTCTGATCAATGTCAACTTATACTGGTATAAAGGAGAATCTCAAGTCACCTTTTGGTACATAACATTCTAAAACTAATTAGAGTATTAGAAAAACTTCCTAACtaaagaaagtaaataaattttcaGGAAATCAAGAAGAAATGAGAGTTGATCAGGGATGACAATAGTGAGAGTAACTTACTTATAGAAGAGAAATTTACTATTGGTTCATCTTCCTGGATAACAATGCATCTTTTGCCACATGTCGAAGGTTGATGATTAAAGGCAAATTTCTTTTAGAAGAATagacaagaaaaatattatgCCCCACGTGTCATTGTCTTGTCATTCCAAGGACAGACGACTAATCATCTTTCTAATGCATTTGATACAGAGTACTATATCAATCTATTACATGCCTTTTTATTATTGACAAGCATGTCCAAAGACATGCTCTTTCAGATAAAAACTACACGATTTATATTTCTACAATTCAGTTGCAGCCTCATTTTCTGAATAATCATCCATATAGTACTATTGTTCATCATTCATGACTTAGAAGTTCAGCAAGATGTTACAACAGTTCAACATCAGCAATCAAAGTAATCAACTTTAatgtaactattttttttttgatgaagtgtAAATAATTTTTCCAGACAAAGCCTTTCAGAAAGATCTATCCTGCCTCAGATGACAATTAATTAGAATGAATTTCTAATATAActagttcaaaattttatcaACACATCACATGACTATTTGGATGCGCCATAGGGATTGGACATTATATGCAAAAACATTCCATCTTGTCTAAACAACTATTGAAGCATACTGACATCATCTGCACAATGACATAGATACATTTAAAAAGACCATATAATTCACTACAAGTGTATACAACTATACATAAACGGggaacaacaataacaacaacaaggCATTCATTACAAGTGTATACATAAACGGGGAACAACAATAACAAGAACAAGGCATTCATTACAAGTGTATACGCTAAAGCTAGGACAACAAAAAGTATCAAAAGCAAGAATGACAAAAGCTGGTATACCTCATCAATCCAGTCCCACCAGCGAAACTCCACTTGAATCTTGTTTCTAACAACATTGTAGAGAAGTGTCGGGTAAAACAAAGCCCGAGCACCAACTCCAACCATGACCCTCCTGACATCCAACACAACCATAGCATTCTTGCCACTACTACCACCAGAATACACCACCTTATCAGCAGGAGATGATTTATCTGCCTTCTCTACCACACCAGCCATCTCCGCTTCCCCATTCTCCAACTCTCCTCTCTTCTCTTCCTCTATATACATGATAATACTTGAAACAGGAAAAAAAATCTATACAACTGACTGATCacaaaaagagaggaaaaaaacaaaatgcagAACCCACTTGccaaagtaaataaaaaaaaattacacaacGCACTGACAAACAAAGTGCAAATTCCACACCAAAACACAAACTTTCACCTAAAATTCAAACTAAGAGACTTATAAACCCAATATCATTCTCATCACTGTCttcaaaatcaacataaaataaatggaCCCTTCCCTCAAAATTAGGCAAATTATCAGTAACGGATCGGGGTCGCTGAAATTACAACAAAGGTTCGAACTTTAGTTGAAATCACGGTAGAGTTTGCAAATTTCAACCATATTCAGAGAAAATTGTATCGATCAGACGGTAAAGATCTTGCGGAGATGGTTGAGACCCTTGATTTGGAAAAGCAATCGAATCCGAATCGGTAAAAGAGTGGAGATAGCTTAGAATCGAAGAACCCTAGACGATACTCTACTTGGGAATTCAGATTGTCCCATTTCTATGTGTGTGTGCCACGTAATttcaatcttttaaaaaaaatataaaattaaagtaattttacGGTGACGTGGAAACCCCAAACGACAATTCACGAATCACGTTTAAGCCTGGTATTTTCTGGTGGGACATTCATAAGAATTTTAAGGTCACAATTAAGACATGTTAATCCTAGCTTCGTCAATACAGAGTCGTTTTATGctttttttgggatttttcagtgtaaaactcaaatttaattaaattctgataagtttattaaatatctaatgaaaaattaaaaaaaaatacttatttcttttattgtttcaaGGTGATtcgaaataataattttatgataagAGATAAAGGTTTTATCATTTGaacaatttcttttgtttttaaatattactatctcattttgaaataaatagttattttttatattttacaaaataaatagttttttttttaattttatcttgcTTTAAATAACAAGAGTTCTGTATGATCAGAAACTACTacgaattatattttttaaaagataattatgAAACATAAGTtagtgaaaatatataaaaataagtagtgttttttttttatcttatctttattttaataaCGAGAATTATATTCTACACAATAAAAGAACTACTAAAAAACTATatgcttttaaaaatatttatgaaggATAGGTTTGtgaaaatatatgataatagaCTTGAATAATCAATGTTTAAGTGCTTTAAGGATAATCTTAAGATATTGATCAAAGATAAGTTAGtgaaaatatatgataatgaCTTTGAAATATCATGTCTAAATGCTTTAAGGATATTCTTAAGATGTTTATGAGAGTTAAGTTAGTGAAAATATACGATAATAAACTTGAAATATTGGGTATAATAACTtaacaaatatcaaaaaataagtgagaaagataaaaaattgttaatcATTTAAGGAATAGTTGTATATAATAgtaaactaataatttaaaataaatggagtagctactgtttgatttaattgtgtcccatagcaaacgtttgccaGTCGCCTCTCTACCTAAACTCTCGCTtgccactctccctctgctcgcctctctcgctttgtacaacagaagtgtataaattgtgaatctgttttgtataaagcgatagaaaattgtatatacacgtgtaaaaatatatatcttcgtgctatacacttaattatacaatttacaaacattttactttgattcaattgtatacaaatgcaaattttatacaaatattgcaacgaaaaaggccagcgaattatacaattgcagcgaaatacaattttctctcgctttatacaacggaagtgtataaattgtgaatctgttttgtataaagcgatagaaaattgtatatacacgtgtaaaaatatatatcttcgtgctatacacttaattatacaatttagaaACATTTTACTTTGATTCAATTGgatacaaatgcaaattttatacaaatattgcaacgaaaaaggccagcgaattatacaattgcagcgaaatacaattttctctcgctttatacaacggaagtgtataaattgtgaatctgttttgtataaagcgatagaaaattgtatatacacgtgtaaaaatatatatcttcgtgctatacacttaattatacaatttagaaACATTTTACTTTGATTCAATTGgatacaaatgcaaattttatacaaatattgcaacgaaaaaggccagcgaattatacaattgcagcgaaatacaattttctctcgctttatacaacggaagtgtataaattgtgaatctgttttgtataaagcgatagaaaa
Proteins encoded in this window:
- the LOC107021322 gene encoding putative dual specificity protein phosphatase DSP8; protein product: MYIEEEKRGELENGEAEMAGVVEKADKSSPADKVVYSGGSSGKNAMVVLDVRRVMVGVGARALFYPTLLYNVVRNKIQVEFRWWDWIDEFVLLGAVPFPSDVKRLKELGVSGVVTLNEPYETLVPTSLYEAHGIRHLVLPTRDYLFAPSLNNICQAVEFIHENASNGQSTYVHCKAGRGRSTTIVLCYLVKYKQMTPNDAYNYVKSIRPRVLLASSQRQAVQDFYHIMVKKTHSSNPLTSMISLNSRFLARRNLLAFDDGAVVVITETDLDGYDSSLNSRVAGSEIWADMNLVYRVRVAGGAALARLSCMWLSCHTDQKILNQKPTAKSKQLESFTVDIHVFS